From a single Aquincola tertiaricarbonis genomic region:
- a CDS encoding Mu transposase C-terminal domain-containing protein produces MRREQAERAGQLLGVHWTTVYRLRARFLADPRTSALVPDAGGRRGEPWRLAPAVEAIVSSVVEQWFPRQRELAHPVLDTFNEVRRRCTEHGLVAPSRNTVARRLRSHRGQELQHLASLPGAAIAPGSFGADWPLEIVQIDHTQADVLIVDRFTRKVIGRPWLSVAIDLATRTVPAFFIGMERPGAGTVALLVSRIVQPKAAWLAHLGLQIDWPMAGLPQRLHLDNAAEFRSRALRLGCAQYGIELDHRPVGRPNYGGHIERMNRTLMQRLKGLPGATGNSPRGRKARKPEQRACLTLEEFERWLALEVGERYHHSEHRGLFRSTPFSAWQSLVEQRAPRQLAPGPDEAMKLLINFMPLAHRSIQADGLTIFYIRYWNPVFVVWREQRQRVRVRYHPEDLSRIFVSADGRNYVQANYADLRRPRITLWEQRAAVRALRAAHVPRVSEEHVFRAIGAQRQIVEQAERSARRARRNSKAPPAAPSPELQTRDSGQPTEVDYSKPVTPYAVEIWK; encoded by the coding sequence ATGAGACGCGAGCAGGCCGAGCGCGCGGGCCAACTGCTGGGTGTCCACTGGACCACGGTCTATCGCCTTCGTGCTCGATTTCTGGCGGATCCGAGAACGTCTGCGCTGGTACCGGACGCGGGAGGCCGCCGCGGCGAACCCTGGCGGCTGGCGCCTGCGGTCGAGGCGATCGTCTCGTCGGTCGTCGAACAGTGGTTCCCGCGGCAGCGCGAGCTCGCACACCCCGTGCTGGACACCTTCAACGAGGTTCGCCGGCGCTGCACGGAACATGGTCTCGTGGCGCCGTCACGCAACACGGTGGCGCGCAGGCTGCGTTCGCACCGCGGCCAGGAACTCCAGCATCTGGCCTCTCTCCCAGGCGCTGCAATCGCGCCCGGCAGCTTCGGAGCGGACTGGCCGTTGGAGATCGTGCAGATCGACCACACCCAGGCCGACGTCCTCATCGTCGACCGCTTCACCCGCAAGGTCATCGGCCGCCCCTGGCTGTCGGTGGCCATCGATCTGGCCACGCGCACGGTCCCGGCCTTCTTCATCGGCATGGAGCGGCCCGGTGCCGGCACCGTGGCCCTCCTGGTCAGCCGCATCGTCCAGCCCAAGGCGGCCTGGCTGGCTCACCTGGGGCTGCAGATCGACTGGCCGATGGCCGGCCTACCGCAGCGGCTGCACCTGGACAACGCGGCCGAGTTCCGCAGCCGCGCCCTTCGCCTGGGCTGCGCTCAGTACGGCATCGAGCTCGACCACCGGCCGGTCGGCCGCCCGAACTATGGCGGCCACATCGAGCGCATGAACCGCACGCTGATGCAGCGGCTGAAGGGTCTGCCCGGCGCCACCGGCAACTCGCCGCGCGGCCGCAAGGCGCGCAAGCCCGAACAGCGCGCCTGTCTGACCTTGGAGGAATTCGAGCGTTGGCTGGCCCTCGAAGTCGGCGAGCGCTACCACCACAGCGAGCATCGGGGCCTGTTCCGCTCCACCCCCTTCTCGGCATGGCAGTCACTGGTTGAACAGCGTGCCCCGCGCCAACTGGCGCCTGGGCCCGATGAGGCCATGAAGCTGCTGATCAACTTCATGCCGCTGGCCCACCGCTCGATCCAGGCCGATGGCCTGACCATTTTCTACATCCGCTACTGGAACCCCGTGTTCGTCGTCTGGCGCGAACAGCGGCAGAGGGTGAGGGTGCGCTACCACCCCGAGGACCTGTCGAGGATCTTCGTCAGCGCCGACGGGCGCAACTATGTGCAGGCGAACTACGCCGACCTGCGGCGCCCTCGCATCACGCTGTGGGAGCAGCGTGCCGCCGTGCGAGCCCTCAGGGCGGCGCATGTGCCCCGGGTGTCCGAAGAGCATGTCTTCCGCGCCATCGGTGCGCAACGACAGATCGTGGAGCAAGCCGAGCGATCGGCACGCCGGGCGCGCCGCAACTCGAAGGCGCCACCAGCGGCGCCTTCGCCTGAACTTCAGACCCGCGATTCTGGGCAGCCGACGGAAGTGGACTACAGCAAACCGGTGACACCTTACGCCGTGGAGATCTGGAAGTGA
- a CDS encoding TniB family NTP-binding protein: MLDLDDEQRVRALRTDRWIDYPRATQALQRLQRLLDTPQRERMPCMLLHGPSNIGKTLIVAKFLREHPPAFDAVRGVEHRPVISLQMPPSPDQRRFYRALLTAVGVPQGPNSTLASLEQVACDILRRIGPRLLIVDEVHHLLAGSAREQRGSLNLLKYLSNELRMAIVAVGTSEAPVAFQSDAQIHSRFTPLELPRWSESEEFRRLLAAFEAALPLKRPSELTQRPLVQYLSAVSGGLLGEVSRLLNDAAEAAIRDGSERITVGHLEHVANRPS, translated from the coding sequence ATGCTCGACCTCGACGACGAGCAGCGGGTGCGGGCGTTGCGGACCGACCGCTGGATCGACTACCCACGTGCGACGCAGGCGCTGCAACGGCTGCAACGGCTCCTGGACACCCCGCAGCGCGAACGCATGCCGTGCATGCTGCTGCACGGTCCGTCCAATATCGGCAAGACGCTGATCGTGGCCAAGTTCCTTCGTGAACATCCGCCTGCCTTCGACGCTGTGCGCGGCGTCGAGCACAGACCCGTGATCAGCCTGCAGATGCCGCCGTCGCCCGATCAGCGGCGCTTCTATCGGGCGTTGCTGACGGCAGTGGGGGTACCCCAAGGCCCCAACTCGACCTTGGCGAGTCTGGAGCAAGTGGCTTGCGACATCCTGCGCCGAATAGGGCCGCGGCTGTTGATCGTCGACGAGGTGCACCACCTGCTGGCTGGCAGCGCACGGGAGCAGCGCGGCTCGCTGAACTTGCTGAAGTACCTCTCCAACGAGCTGAGGATGGCCATCGTTGCGGTCGGCACGAGCGAGGCGCCGGTGGCGTTCCAAAGCGACGCCCAGATCCACAGCCGCTTCACGCCGCTGGAGTTGCCCCGCTGGAGCGAGAGCGAGGAGTTCCGCCGCCTCCTGGCTGCGTTCGAGGCGGCACTGCCGCTGAAGCGGCCATCAGAGCTGACCCAGCGCCCGCTGGTGCAGTACCTGAGTGCGGTCAGCGGGGGACTGCTAGGCGAGGTCTCGCGGCTGCTCAACGATGCGGCCGAGGCCGCCATCCGAGACGGCAGCGAGCGCATCACCGTGGGGCATCTCGAGCATGTGGCAAATCGGCCGTCGTGA
- a CDS encoding MerR family transcriptional regulator, with translation MSARLSIGLVARRTGATVPTVRYYEEIGLLPAASRTASGQRSYDEATVRRLVFIRRCRDFGFSIDQVRELVGLVDEPDRPCVEVRDIAASHLQQVRRKLDELKALETSLSAIVCGCDVACAGGAAVDCTILEDLAVPGEDPARAPGTGCCPPRAVEAPLFNEAQGHGVRPSG, from the coding sequence ATGAGCGCACGACTGTCCATCGGCCTGGTGGCCCGCCGTACCGGGGCCACGGTGCCAACCGTCCGGTACTACGAGGAGATCGGCCTGCTGCCGGCGGCATCGCGGACCGCGTCAGGGCAGCGAAGCTACGACGAGGCCACCGTGCGGCGCCTTGTCTTCATCCGGCGCTGTCGCGACTTCGGCTTCTCGATCGACCAGGTGCGAGAACTCGTCGGTCTGGTCGACGAGCCGGACCGCCCATGCGTGGAGGTGCGGGACATCGCCGCGTCCCATCTGCAGCAGGTGCGCAGGAAGCTCGACGAACTCAAGGCACTGGAGACTTCGTTGAGCGCCATCGTGTGCGGCTGCGATGTCGCCTGTGCGGGCGGTGCCGCGGTGGACTGCACCATCCTGGAGGACCTGGCCGTGCCGGGCGAGGACCCGGCACGCGCCCCCGGAACCGGATGCTGCCCGCCTCGCGCGGTCGAAGCCCCCTTGTTCAACGAAGCGCAGGGCCACGGCGTGCGGCCCTCGGGCTGA